The following proteins are encoded in a genomic region of Cricetulus griseus strain 17A/GY chromosome 7, alternate assembly CriGri-PICRH-1.0, whole genome shotgun sequence:
- the CUNH17orf58 gene encoding LOW QUALITY PROTEIN: UPF0450 protein C17orf58 homolog isoform X2 (The sequence of the model RefSeq protein was modified relative to this genomic sequence to represent the inferred CDS: inserted 1 base in 1 codon; deleted 2 bases in 1 codon), with translation MTARALWLLCLIIGWSPEAPVAERKAPPPHRKPGARETPGXRAQTLPEFARRRDPRTQGARLARPRRRKPAPPADNRAGFRDAARAPAGLPGPRLAQADNRASPPEDDSPRRARLRGPRPPAARAAGPAHPNRPAPPPPRQPSGSPQAPEDAQPEPHPCARACSADADEREAYCASEFAVNGIVHDVDVLGAGMRLVTLLLDPDGLYKMSRLYITPDGFFFRVHILALDPSSCHKPCPEFKPGSRYIVMGHIYHKRRQLPTALLQVLRGRLRPGDGLLRGSSSYVKRFNRKREWQVRGASHTRCI, from the exons atgACAGCTCGAGCCCTCTGGCTTCTCTGTTTGATCATCGGATGGTCCCCCGAAGCCCCGGTGGCGGAGAGAAAAG CCCCGCCGCCGCATCGAAAGCCCGGCGCCCGGGAGACGCCGG CGCGCGCACAGACGCTGCCGGAGTTCGCGCGCCGCCGCGATCCGCGGACGCAGGGCGCGCGCCTGGCCCGACCCCGGCGCCGGAAGCCCGCGCCGCCCGCTGACAACCGCGCCGGCTTCCGGGATGCGGCGCGCGCGCCCGCGGGGCTCCCGGGCCCGCGCCTCGCCCAGGCGGACAACCGCGCGTCCCCGCCCGAGGACGACTCCCCGCGGCGCGCGCGCCTCCGCGGCCCGCGACCCCCGGCCGCGCGCGCCGCCGGCCCCGCCCACCCGAACCGGCCCGCG CCGCCGCCGCCGCGCCAGCCCTCCGGAAGCCCGCAGGCGCCCGAGGACGCGCAGCCGGAGCCCCATCCCTGTGCGCGCGCCTGCAGCGCGGACGCGGACGAGCGCGAGGCTTACTGCGCCAGCGAATTCG CCGTGAACGGAATCGTGCACGACGTGGACGTGCTGGGCGCGGGCATGCGGCTGGTGACTCTGCTGTTGGACCCCGACGGGCTGTACAAGATGAGCCGCCTGTACATCACTCCCGACGGCTTTTTCTTCCGCGTGCACATACTAGCCCTGGACCCTTCCAGTTGCCATAAGCCGTGTCCAGAATTTAAGCCTG GAAGCCGGTATATTGTGATGGGCCACATCTACCACAAACGACGGCAGCTCCCTACTGCTCTGCTCCAGGTCCTGAGAGGGCGACTGCGTCCAGGGGACGGACTGCTCAGGGGTAGCAGCAGCTATGTGAAAAGATTTAACCGAAAACGGGAGTGGCAAGTTCGAGGTGCCAGCCACACCCGGTGCATCTGA